In Streptomyces hawaiiensis, one genomic interval encodes:
- a CDS encoding carbon-nitrogen hydrolase family protein, with amino-acid sequence MRTALLQSSGRPGSTVENLKVLDEAAGRAAAAGAGLLVTPEMFLTGYAIGDDIGRLAEPADGDCADAIAEIATSHRLAIAYAYPEREGDAVFNSAQLISADGNRLANYRKTHLFGCFERDHFTPGNQPVVQADLDGLRVGILICYDVEFPENVRAHALAGTDLLVVPTAQMHPFQFVAESMIPVRAFENQMYVAYVNRVGREGEFEFVGLSTLAGPDGVARTRAGRGADLVLADVDPAFLAVSREANPYLLDRRPGLYGPLV; translated from the coding sequence ATGCGCACCGCCCTGCTCCAGAGCTCCGGCCGCCCCGGCTCCACCGTCGAGAACCTCAAGGTCCTCGACGAGGCCGCGGGCCGGGCCGCCGCCGCGGGCGCCGGGCTGCTCGTGACGCCGGAGATGTTCCTGACCGGGTACGCGATCGGCGACGACATCGGCCGCCTCGCCGAGCCCGCCGACGGCGACTGCGCGGACGCGATCGCCGAGATCGCGACGAGCCACCGCCTGGCGATCGCCTACGCGTACCCCGAGCGCGAGGGCGACGCCGTGTTCAACTCCGCCCAGCTGATCTCCGCCGACGGCAACCGGCTCGCGAACTACCGCAAGACGCACCTCTTCGGCTGCTTCGAGCGCGACCACTTCACGCCCGGGAACCAGCCGGTGGTCCAGGCCGACCTCGACGGCCTGCGGGTCGGCATCCTGATCTGCTACGACGTGGAGTTCCCGGAGAACGTCCGCGCCCACGCCCTCGCCGGCACCGACCTGCTCGTCGTCCCGACCGCGCAGATGCACCCGTTCCAGTTCGTCGCCGAGTCGATGATCCCGGTGCGCGCCTTCGAGAACCAGATGTACGTCGCGTACGTCAACCGGGTCGGCCGGGAGGGCGAGTTCGAGTTCGTGGGGCTGTCCACGCTCGCCGGGCCCGACGGGGTCGCCCGCACCCGTGCCGGACGCGGTGCGGACCTCGTGCTCGCCGACGTCGATCCCGCCTTCCTCGCCGTATCGCGCGAGGCCAACCCGTATCTACTCGACCGGCGGCCCGGCCTCTACGGCCCGCTCGTCTGA
- a CDS encoding Repetin yields MKRRTKIVVLGSALLLTAGAASAATASNAPRQREAAALTGTAELYRSAGDDIRFSFDAHLAAKDKADPTKATGTFEFSHYLNGSGARAEVEVDCLVTGGQVAVVSGVITESDLPGAEGKRVGVTVHDLGRHDRLGYSWAATGSPVETKELPPCVSSAPFEQVKRGTGDFTVVPWQPEL; encoded by the coding sequence ATGAAGCGCCGTACGAAGATCGTCGTGCTCGGCTCCGCGCTGCTGCTCACCGCCGGAGCGGCCTCGGCCGCCACCGCGTCGAACGCGCCCCGGCAGCGGGAGGCCGCAGCGCTCACCGGCACCGCCGAGCTGTACCGCTCGGCCGGGGACGACATCAGGTTCTCCTTCGACGCTCATCTGGCCGCGAAGGACAAGGCCGACCCGACGAAGGCCACCGGCACCTTCGAGTTCAGCCACTACCTCAACGGCTCCGGCGCCCGGGCCGAGGTCGAGGTCGACTGTCTGGTGACCGGGGGCCAGGTGGCCGTCGTCTCCGGCGTCATCACCGAGTCCGACCTGCCGGGCGCCGAGGGCAAGCGGGTCGGCGTCACCGTCCACGACCTCGGCCGCCACGACCGGCTCGGCTACAGCTGGGCTGCCACGGGCAGCCCCGTCGAGACGAAGGAGCTGCCCCCGTGCGTGAGCTCCGCCCCGTTCGAGCAGGTCAAGAGGGGGACGGGCGACTTCACGGTCGTGCCGTGGCAGCCCGAGCTCTAG
- a CDS encoding MFS transporter: MTLSPARVPATGVRRLTTTLYGYAFLDDFVLLYPVYALLFADTGMSLWQISSLFALWSLTSVLLEVPSGVWADAMSRRRLLWTGPLLTAAGFALWVAVPSYGAFAAGFVLWGAGGALGSGALEALVYDELDRLDAAGRYARVMGRARAARLLGTVASIGLAGPVLAQGGYAAVGAASFLACVLTAVTATRFPEHRVRPESAGESWATTLRTGLAEVRGDRKVRGALLLVPAVAAVWGALDEYTPLLVRDIGVAEATVPYLIMLIWAGVTVGSLLAGPAERLGTSGLAVLLAGAALALAVGAMTRSLAGIALVSLAFAGFQLAEVLADARLQHRIDESRRATLTSVASLGTELATVATFGVYALLGTDMAHSTVFAVLAIPYLVTAAALARARAATARP; the protein is encoded by the coding sequence ATGACACTCTCACCCGCACGCGTGCCCGCCACCGGTGTCCGGCGGCTGACGACCACGCTGTACGGCTACGCGTTCCTCGACGACTTCGTCCTGCTCTACCCGGTGTACGCGCTGCTCTTCGCCGACACCGGGATGTCGCTCTGGCAGATCTCCTCCCTGTTCGCCCTCTGGTCGCTCACCTCGGTGCTGCTGGAGGTCCCCTCCGGCGTCTGGGCCGACGCCATGTCGCGCCGGAGACTGCTCTGGACCGGCCCGTTGCTCACCGCCGCCGGCTTCGCGCTGTGGGTGGCGGTCCCGTCGTACGGGGCCTTCGCGGCCGGCTTCGTCCTGTGGGGCGCGGGCGGCGCCCTCGGCTCCGGTGCGCTGGAAGCGCTGGTCTACGACGAGCTGGACCGGCTCGATGCCGCCGGCCGGTACGCGCGGGTCATGGGCCGGGCCAGGGCCGCGCGCCTGCTGGGCACCGTGGCCTCCATCGGCCTGGCAGGGCCTGTCCTCGCCCAGGGCGGATATGCGGCGGTCGGTGCCGCGAGCTTCCTGGCCTGTGTGCTGACCGCCGTCACCGCGACCCGGTTCCCGGAGCACCGGGTGCGGCCCGAGAGCGCCGGCGAGAGCTGGGCGACGACCCTGCGGACCGGACTCGCCGAGGTCCGCGGGGACCGTAAGGTGCGCGGCGCCCTGCTGCTGGTCCCCGCCGTGGCCGCGGTGTGGGGCGCCCTCGACGAGTACACCCCCCTGCTGGTCCGGGACATCGGTGTGGCCGAGGCGACGGTGCCCTACCTGATCATGCTGATCTGGGCGGGCGTCACCGTCGGCAGCCTCCTGGCCGGACCGGCCGAACGCCTCGGCACCAGCGGGCTCGCGGTGCTGCTCGCGGGCGCCGCCCTCGCCCTGGCCGTGGGAGCCATGACCCGCTCCCTGGCCGGTATCGCCCTCGTCAGCCTCGCCTTCGCCGGGTTCCAGCTGGCCGAGGTACTCGCCGACGCCCGTCTCCAGCACCGCATCGACGAGTCCCGCCGGGCCACGCTGACCTCCGTGGCGAGCCTGGGCACCGAGCTGGCCACGGTCGCCACGTTCGGCGTGTACGCGCTGCTCGGCACGGACATGGCGCACAGCACCGTCTTCGCGGTGCTGGCGATCCCTTATCTGGTGACGGCGGCGGCGCTGGCTAGAGCTCGGGCTGCCACGGCACGACCGTGA
- a CDS encoding Lrp/AsnC family transcriptional regulator → MLNDLDERIVHALAEDARRSYADIGGLVGLSAPAVKRRVDRLRATGAITGFTVRVDPGALGWETEGFVEIYCRGNTSPETIQRGLERYQEVVAASTVTGDADAIAQVFASDMRHFERVLERIAGEPFVERTKSVLVLSPLLRRFSSGSPT, encoded by the coding sequence GTGCTGAACGATCTCGACGAACGCATCGTGCACGCCCTCGCCGAGGACGCCCGCCGCTCCTACGCCGACATCGGCGGGCTCGTCGGCCTCTCCGCGCCCGCCGTGAAACGGCGCGTGGACCGGCTGCGGGCCACCGGAGCCATCACCGGCTTCACCGTACGGGTGGACCCGGGCGCCCTCGGCTGGGAGACCGAGGGGTTCGTCGAGATCTACTGCCGCGGGAACACCTCCCCGGAGACCATCCAGCGGGGCCTGGAGCGCTATCAGGAGGTCGTGGCCGCGTCCACCGTCACCGGGGACGCGGACGCGATCGCCCAGGTCTTCGCCTCCGACATGCGCCACTTCGAACGGGTCCTGGAGCGGATCGCCGGGGAGCCGTTCGTCGAGCGGACCAAGTCCGTGCTCGTGCTCTCGCCGCTGCTGCGGCGCTTCTCCTCCGGTTCGCCCACGTAA